One Drosophila willistoni isolate 14030-0811.24 chromosome 2R unlocalized genomic scaffold, UCI_dwil_1.1 Seg167, whole genome shotgun sequence DNA segment encodes these proteins:
- the LOC6642307 gene encoding uncharacterized protein LOC6642307 yields the protein MHIKLCWVILGLIHLHSRSVLGNRYNQLNLYANSGGGGGGGGGHGPSSSSLSSSHKSQQNEVYSIADSQPMTDDGYITAPHYGNSNSDVDHPLQQLSTCQTVCACKWKGGKQTVECIERHLIQIPEHIDPSTQVLDMSGNKLQTLSNEQFVRANLLNLQKLYLRNCKIGEIERETFKGLTNLVELDLSHNLLVTVPSLALSYISSLRELTLASNHIHKIEAQAFGSTPSLHKLDLSHCDIQMVSAQAFSGLQGLTLLRLNGNKLSELLPKTIETLSRLHGIELHDNPWLCDCRLRDAKIWLMQRNIPYPVAPLCSGGPERIIDRSFADLSEDDFACRPEMLPISHYVETSMGENASITCRARAVPAAQINWYWNGRPLSNNSAFSAYQRVHMFEQLEGSGKFEKRSRLVLTNAQETDSSEFYCVAENRAGSAEANFTLHVSMRAAGMASLGSGQIVGLSAALVALIVFALGVIMCLLLRVKRQPYVDSKTPNHMEVITSVNHQNSIVNKTQPVTGNGSINHSVVIANGAVANCLEGGLVQGGGTLERKSSNTGNRTAHLTGDTIQRSANPVQKPPRLTDLPYSTQGYDNAGSVLSTASCFISPTASTGNGNNPDLINDTFADLKLTIPATEIGSGSGEYSRANGCDSLYPSGLWEHQASVAVGATSSADDLFMKRYTDKTPIIESSTNQLYDLHERSGATDYFSKTFPRAHCNAALQQGVGGGASTASTATTNLSAGSSGYPNDYGLPLVPGAEHQHNHQLQMHPLQQLQQQLTSTLTNTSTNSNSHSPSTGSGSGSPHFSSRTLPRLHDGGGSGGSSRSSPTPATSSCSILPNGQPINAKTIRVWQKGGVPVLPPVTALKRALISSSRNSPDEGYQEGCGTDV from the coding sequence ATGCATATCAAACTGTGTTGGGTAATCCTGGGCCTAATTCATTTGCACTCGAGAAGTGTCTTAGGCAATCGGTATAATCAACTAAATCTTTATGCCAATTCgggtggaggaggaggtggtggtggtggccaTGGCCCCtcctcatcatcattgtcatcgTCACATAAATCGCAACAGAATGAAGTCTACTCCATAGCCGATAGCCAACCGATGACCGATGATGGTTATATCACAGCTCCACATTATGGCAACTCAAATTCCGATGTGGACCATCCATTGCAGCAATTATCCACATGCCAAACGGTTTGCGCCTGCAAATGGAAAGGCGGCAAACAGACTGTTGAATGCATTGAACGTCATCTCATCCAGATACCCGAACATATTGATCCCTCCACTCAGGTATTGGATATGTCGGGCAATAAATTGCAAACCCTATCGAATGAGCAATTTGTGCGAGCTAATCTATTGAATTTGCAAAAGTTATATTTACGTAATTGCAAAATTGGTGAAATCGAGCGAGAGACATTCAAGGGTCTAACGAATCTAGTGGAATTGGATTTATCACATAATCTTCTCGTCACCGTGCCCAGTTTGGCATTGAGTTATATCTCATCGTTGAGGGAACTTACTTTGGCCTCGAATCATATACACAAAATCGAGGCCCAGGCATTCGGGAGTACGCCATCGCTGCATAAATTGGATCTCTCACACTGCGATATACAAATGGTGTCGGCTCAGGCTTTCAGCGGATTGCAGGGATTGACTTTGTTGCGTTTGAATGGCAACAAGTTGAGTGAACTGTTGCCCAAAACCATTGAGACATTAAGTCGTTTGCATGGCATTGAATTGCATGATAATCCCTGGCTTTGTGATTGCCGTTTAAGGGATGCCAAAATTTGGCTAATGCAAAGGAATATTCCATATCCGGTTGCCCCATTGTGCTCTGGGGGGCCGGAAAGAATAATTGATCGCAGTTTTGCCGATTTGAGTGAGGATGATTTCGCCTGTCGTCCGGAAATGTTGCCCATTTCGCATTATGTGGAGACATCCATGGGGGAGAACGCATCGATTACATGCCGCGCCCGAGCTGTCCCCGCCGCCCAGATCAACTGGTATTGGAATGGCCGCCCGTTGAGTAATAATTCAGCATTTAGTGCCTACCAGCGAGTCCATATGTTTGAGCAACTGGAGGGTAGCGGAAAATTTGAGAAGCGTTCACGTTTAGTCCTCACGAATGCCCAAGAGACCGACTCCAGTGAGTTTTACTGTGTGGCCGAGAACCGAGCTGGCAGTGCCGAGGCCAATTTCACCTTGCATGTGAGCATGCGTGCTGCTGGCATGGCATCTCTGGGCAGTGGCCAGATTGTGGGATTGAGTGCAGCTCTCGTGGCTCTCATTGTCTTTGCCTTGGGGGTGATCATGTGCCTGTTGCTGCGAGTGAAACGACAACCCTATGTGGACAGCAAGACACCCAATCACATGGAGGTCATCACTTCGGTTAATCATCAGAATTCCATTGTGAACAAGACTCAACCGGTCACAGGAAACGGCAGTATAAATCATAGTGTGGTCATAGCCAATGGAGCGGTGGCTAATTGTCTAGAAGGTGGCCTTGTTCAGGGTGGCGGCACTTTGGAACGTAAGAGCAGCAATACTGGCAATAGAACAGCCCACCTAACTGGCGATACAATACAACGTTCGGCTAATCCTGTACAGAAGCCACCACGTCTCACCGACTTACCCTACTCCACGCAGGGCTACGACAATGCTGGAAGTGTCCTGTCAACGGCCTCTTGTTTCATCTCACCGACTGCATCGACCGGGAATGGCAATAATCCGGATTTAATCAACGACACCTTTGCTGATCTCAAGCTAACCATACCAGCTACAGAGATTGGAAGCGGCAGTGGGGAATACAGTCGAGCCAATGGCTGTGATTCACTCTATCCATCGGGTCTGTGGGAGCATCAGGCTTCCGTTGCGGTAGGGGCAACCAGTTCAGCAGATGATCTCTTCATGAAACGTTACACCGACAAGACACCCATTATAGAGTCATCGACAAATCAATTGTATGATCTTCATGAACGCTCTGGGGCCACGGATTATTTTAGTAAAACATTTCCACGTGCTCATTGCAATGCGGCCCTACAGCAAGGAGTGGGAGGTGGTGCATCTACTGCCTCAACAGCCACAACAAATCTGTCAGCTGGCTCCTCTGGCTATCCCAATGACTATGGCCTTCCCCTGGTGCCGGGGGCCGAGCATCAGCATAATCATCAGCTGCAAATGCATCCGCTTCAACAGCTGCAGCAACAATTGACATCCACTTTGACCAATACcagcaccaacagcaacagtcaCTCACCCAGCactggcagtggcagtggtaGTCCACATTTCAGTAGTCGCACCTTGCCACGCCTACACGATGGCGGAGGCAGTGGCGGCAGCTCTCGATCATCGCCAACACCAGCAACCAGTTCCTGCTCAATATTGCCCAATGGCCAACCCATCAATGCCAAGACGATAAGGGTATGGCAGAAGGGGGGCGTGCCCGTTCTACCCCCCGTAACGGCCCTGAAACGAGCCCTAATCAGCAGCAGTCGCAATTCGCCCGACGAGGGCTATCAAGAGGGCTGTGGCACCGATGTCTAA